The genomic DNA ATAGTTCGCGCGTGCTTTGCGTCCCTGCCAGGCCGGCACGGTCAGCGTCTGTCCGATATCCAGGTTGACGTCGGGATTGCGCGACGCCTGTTCGCGCTTGCGGCGACCAAAGCGCGAGCGTCTGAGCAACACGACCGCCGCGAGCGCAACCAGCGCCGCCACCACGAACTGCAGGTCGGGGCCGGCGCCGGCAATGCGCGCGAGCGCCGCCGCGACGAAGCCGAACGCGACCATCAACAGATAGAAGGTGCCGCTCATCAGCTCCAGCACGACAAGCACACCCGCCCCGATCCACCAGAACAGTCCACCAGGCGCCACGTCGACCTCCACAAAGCAAAACACCCCGGATCTACCGGGGTGTTTATAGCACGAAGCGCACGTGCGTTTAACGCGTGGTGAATGCCGCTTGCGAAGCGGAATGC from Paraburkholderia sp. HP33-1 includes the following:
- a CDS encoding NfeD family protein encodes the protein MAPGGLFWWIGAGVLVVLELMSGTFYLLMVAFGFVAAALARIAGAGPDLQFVVAALVALAAVVLLRRSRFGRRKREQASRNPDVNLDIGQTLTVPAWQGRKARANYRGAAWDVELAAGEPEDAQVYEIRELRGSCLVVVASRQPKARASVT